One part of the Tunicatimonas pelagia genome encodes these proteins:
- a CDS encoding Ezrin/radixin/moesin family protein, whose product MKYVCIVALFLVSLTVVPEVVMAQKLSKKERKRLKKEQKKRLKELKKMDPAAFREQQDKTKELAAKASELESELTSAKNELSQKDAEVKQVKDQVRRLQDELQQAKAEANAAQENVPVVATNGDAEYNQGLVFRVQIGAYQNQDLSNYDTSENFTEETAGNGVQQYTLGNFRDYWEADKFKKYLRAMGVKDAWIVPYRDGGRVPIKDVLEDLRSNNPSSAASVN is encoded by the coding sequence ATGAAGTATGTATGCATAGTGGCCCTCTTTCTGGTAAGCCTTACGGTAGTGCCCGAAGTAGTTATGGCTCAGAAGTTATCTAAAAAGGAGCGTAAGCGTCTGAAGAAAGAACAGAAGAAGCGTTTAAAGGAGCTCAAAAAAATGGATCCGGCTGCCTTTCGGGAGCAGCAAGATAAAACCAAAGAGTTAGCGGCTAAAGCTAGTGAACTGGAAAGTGAGCTTACCTCCGCCAAAAATGAGCTTTCTCAGAAAGATGCTGAAGTGAAACAAGTAAAAGATCAAGTACGCCGACTACAAGACGAGCTACAGCAGGCAAAAGCTGAGGCTAATGCTGCCCAAGAGAATGTACCGGTAGTGGCTACCAATGGAGACGCTGAGTATAATCAGGGATTAGTATTTCGAGTACAGATTGGGGCGTATCAAAATCAGGATTTATCCAATTACGACACTAGCGAAAACTTTACCGAAGAAACCGCCGGTAATGGTGTTCAACAGTATACGCTGGGTAATTTTCGAGACTACTGGGAAGCCGATAAATTCAAGAAGTACTTGCGAGCAATGGGCGTAAAAGATGCCTGGATTGTTCCTTATCGCGATGGCGGGCGAGTGCCGATTAAAGACGTACTCGAAGATTTACGAAGCAATAACCCTTCTAGCGCGGCTTCAGTCAACTAG
- the fumC gene encoding class II fumarate hydratase, whose translation MNNYRIEKDTMGEVQVPADKYWGAQTQRSRENFKIGGLATQMPLEVIHAFAILKKAAAQTNTALGIMDQEKADMISQVCDEIRSGELDDQFPLVVWQTGSGTQSNMNVNEVVANRAHVLAGGALADEKKKIHPNDDVNKSQSSNDTFPTAMHIAAYTMIVEQTLPKVEKLRNTLDEKVQAFGDIVKIGRTHFMDATPLKLGHEFSGYVAQLDHAIAAIKNTFAHLAELALGGTAVGTGLNTPQGYAETVAEKIAEYSGHPFVTAKNKFEALAAHDAIVETSGALKQLAVSLMKIGNDIRMLASGPRCGIGEILIPANEPGSSIMPGKVNPTQCEALTMVCAQVIGNDTAISVGGMNGQFELNVFKPMMIYNLLTSARLLGDACESFNDNCAVGIEPNQEVINANLNNSLMLVTALNPHIGYENAAKIAKKAYADGTTLREAAVELELLTDEQFDEWVVPENMVGSLK comes from the coding sequence ATGAACAATTATCGTATTGAAAAAGACACAATGGGCGAGGTACAAGTACCTGCCGACAAGTACTGGGGAGCGCAGACACAACGCTCTCGGGAAAATTTTAAAATCGGTGGCCTTGCCACGCAAATGCCGCTAGAGGTTATCCACGCCTTTGCCATTTTAAAGAAGGCAGCGGCGCAAACGAACACGGCTCTAGGAATAATGGATCAAGAAAAAGCCGACATGATTTCTCAGGTGTGCGATGAAATACGGTCGGGCGAACTAGACGATCAGTTTCCGTTAGTGGTGTGGCAGACCGGGTCAGGCACGCAAAGTAACATGAATGTGAACGAGGTAGTTGCTAATCGGGCTCACGTATTAGCCGGGGGAGCACTAGCTGACGAAAAGAAGAAAATTCATCCGAATGATGATGTGAATAAGTCGCAATCATCCAACGATACCTTTCCAACGGCTATGCATATTGCAGCCTATACGATGATTGTAGAACAAACCTTACCTAAGGTAGAAAAACTACGAAATACGCTAGATGAAAAGGTGCAAGCCTTCGGAGATATTGTAAAAATTGGGCGAACCCACTTCATGGATGCTACTCCGCTAAAGCTAGGACACGAGTTTAGCGGCTATGTTGCCCAATTGGATCACGCAATCGCTGCGATAAAAAATACATTCGCGCATTTAGCAGAATTAGCGCTAGGTGGAACCGCAGTAGGAACGGGACTGAACACTCCGCAGGGATACGCCGAAACGGTGGCTGAGAAGATAGCGGAATATAGTGGTCATCCGTTCGTAACGGCTAAAAATAAATTTGAAGCGTTAGCTGCTCACGATGCTATTGTGGAAACGTCAGGAGCATTGAAGCAACTGGCGGTGAGCTTAATGAAGATTGGCAATGATATTCGGATGCTGGCCTCAGGGCCACGTTGTGGAATAGGAGAGATTCTGATCCCGGCCAATGAACCCGGTTCGTCAATTATGCCGGGTAAGGTGAACCCTACCCAGTGCGAAGCACTAACGATGGTTTGTGCTCAGGTGATTGGCAACGATACGGCGATTAGCGTGGGAGGCATGAATGGGCAGTTTGAACTGAATGTATTCAAACCCATGATGATTTATAATTTGCTTACCTCCGCCCGGCTGTTGGGAGATGCTTGTGAGTCGTTTAATGATAATTGTGCAGTAGGGATTGAGCCTAACCAAGAAGTAATTAACGCTAATTTGAATAATTCGCTCATGTTGGTGACAGCATTGAACCCGCACATTGGCTACGAAAATGCAGCTAAAATTGCGAAGAAAGCCTATGCTGATGGCACTACTTTGCGAGAGGCAGCAGTAGAACTGGAGTTACTCACCGATGAACAATTTGATGAGTGGGTAGTCCCCGAAAATATGGTAGGAAGCTTAAAGTAA
- a CDS encoding TonB-dependent receptor plug domain-containing protein: MKSTLLIFFIGLILALTSVDRLQAQSESDVDLFELSLEELLNVTVTSASKSEEKVFDAPSVITTISAQDIEDFGGNSLYEILERAPGFYGLASFVFRRASLGLRGDLPSHISPNILFLIDGRPFRESVFGGNNIGILTTFPVQSIKQIEVIRGPGSVLYGSNAYTGVVNIITKDTAEPYLNMQAGYGTFNTTNVQVSGGTVIGEDLKINAGLTYHQSEGWLFSDSTRIAGPRRLAGTNSFGEEIVSAYLKLNYKDLQVTGFHGTNNFDNVALVNSAAEVYESQRTFLDVGYSKSIVEDVYELSANVTYNRLDDAYDNGLQNATSPRLPEVNDVVFELTNFINIAEKVDIVLGGSAYLLAGELAVNDTFNSIEPYQTNWYHGYLQANYQPTEWLNLVVGGQINKVADIDVNFVPRLAAIGSFSSGLGAKIMYGAAFRAPYALETSIVSPPSLAGNPDLVPQTINTFEGQLFYAGSRGRVAATYFRSNQQDLITRIPNPDPRFALIYTNANTLSSQGFELEGRYVFSKSFYMDGSYAYSTSEDGDGNENVFRLPNHMLKIGGHVNIRDIVGLSVFNAYYSKPYDKPDFQDTEESQLSAFSWLTARVDIRLNNVFGFDGPKTGIILDGINLLNETVYNPEILFANYNAVQNQPTRAFNVSAYVRF, translated from the coding sequence ATGAAATCTACTTTACTAATTTTCTTCATTGGCCTCATACTGGCATTAACAAGTGTTGACAGACTACAGGCACAAAGTGAAAGTGATGTTGACCTCTTCGAGCTATCATTAGAAGAATTGTTGAACGTGACCGTGACCAGTGCTTCTAAATCAGAAGAAAAAGTGTTTGATGCTCCTTCAGTGATCACGACAATATCGGCGCAAGATATCGAAGATTTCGGTGGTAATTCTTTATATGAAATTCTAGAGCGTGCCCCTGGCTTCTACGGTTTAGCATCATTTGTTTTCAGACGAGCTTCACTGGGTTTGCGGGGAGACCTACCTTCACACATCAGTCCTAATATTTTATTCCTTATCGACGGTCGTCCTTTCCGGGAGAGTGTGTTCGGAGGCAACAATATAGGTATTCTCACCACCTTCCCAGTACAGTCGATCAAACAAATAGAAGTGATACGCGGACCAGGTTCAGTATTGTATGGCTCCAATGCCTACACCGGAGTAGTGAATATCATTACCAAAGATACGGCCGAGCCTTACCTGAATATGCAGGCTGGTTACGGAACATTTAATACTACAAATGTGCAGGTGAGTGGCGGAACTGTTATAGGAGAAGACCTGAAGATCAATGCCGGGCTTACCTATCATCAGTCAGAGGGTTGGCTGTTTTCAGATTCTACCCGTATTGCGGGGCCCAGAAGGTTGGCCGGTACTAACTCTTTCGGGGAAGAAATTGTTAGTGCTTACCTTAAGCTCAATTATAAAGACCTACAGGTTACAGGATTTCATGGTACCAACAATTTTGATAATGTTGCGCTGGTTAATTCAGCCGCCGAAGTATACGAAAGTCAGCGAACGTTCTTAGATGTAGGTTATAGTAAATCGATTGTAGAGGATGTATACGAACTTAGTGCTAATGTTACTTACAATCGGTTAGATGATGCGTATGACAATGGTCTGCAAAACGCTACGTCACCCCGTTTGCCGGAAGTTAACGACGTAGTGTTTGAGCTGACTAATTTTATAAATATTGCTGAGAAAGTAGATATAGTGCTTGGTGGTTCGGCTTACTTATTGGCGGGCGAATTAGCCGTTAATGACACTTTTAACTCTATTGAACCCTATCAAACCAATTGGTACCACGGTTACCTTCAGGCTAACTACCAGCCTACCGAATGGCTAAATCTAGTTGTTGGCGGACAGATTAATAAAGTTGCTGATATTGATGTAAACTTTGTGCCTCGTTTAGCAGCTATTGGTTCATTTTCGTCGGGCTTAGGGGCCAAAATTATGTACGGGGCAGCATTTCGCGCTCCTTATGCTCTTGAAACCAGCATAGTGTCGCCGCCTTCACTGGCGGGTAATCCGGATTTAGTACCACAAACTATCAATACTTTTGAGGGGCAGCTATTTTATGCCGGATCTAGAGGAAGGGTAGCCGCCACGTACTTTCGCAGTAATCAGCAGGACCTTATTACCAGAATACCCAACCCAGATCCCAGGTTTGCCTTGATATATACCAACGCTAACACACTTAGCTCCCAGGGCTTTGAATTAGAAGGCCGTTACGTATTTAGCAAAAGTTTTTACATGGATGGTTCGTACGCTTACAGCACTTCGGAGGATGGCGACGGCAATGAGAACGTCTTTAGGTTACCTAATCACATGCTCAAAATTGGAGGGCACGTCAATATCAGAGATATAGTTGGCTTAAGCGTCTTTAATGCTTATTATTCTAAACCATACGACAAGCCAGACTTTCAAGACACCGAAGAAAGCCAGTTAAGTGCCTTTAGCTGGCTCACGGCTCGGGTGGACATTAGGTTGAATAATGTGTTTGGTTTTGATGGCCCTAAAACGGGCATCATACTAGACGGAATCAACTTACTTAATGAAACAGTATACAATCCTGAAATTCTGTTTGCTAACTATAATGCCGTCCAAAATCAACCAACTCGTGCATTTAATGTATCAGCTTATGTTAGATTTTAG
- a CDS encoding pseudouridine synthase, which translates to MKKRNNKLVKQAKADSAPPSDLIRLNRYIANAGVCSRREADKLIEEGQIKVNGKIVTELGTKVKRTDKVQYQGKILNPEKLVYVLLNKPKDFITTTDDPQERKTVMQLVANAAEERIYPVGRLDRNTTGLLLLTNDGELAERLTHPSYEIQKLYQVDIDKPITDEDFIKIENGVMLEDGAAPVDEIGLVGPERTSLGISLHIGRNRIVRRIFEHLGYEVIRLDRVMYAGLTKKDLSRGKWRYLNKAELIKIKHMGRKK; encoded by the coding sequence ATGAAGAAAAGAAATAACAAGCTAGTAAAACAGGCCAAAGCAGACTCGGCACCTCCTTCTGATCTTATTCGCCTCAATCGCTACATTGCTAATGCCGGAGTATGCTCGCGCCGGGAGGCCGATAAATTGATAGAAGAAGGCCAAATTAAGGTAAACGGTAAAATTGTTACTGAATTAGGCACTAAAGTAAAGCGTACTGATAAAGTACAGTATCAGGGGAAAATACTCAATCCCGAAAAACTGGTTTACGTGCTTCTGAACAAACCTAAAGATTTTATTACTACTACAGACGATCCTCAGGAGCGCAAAACGGTGATGCAGCTAGTAGCCAATGCGGCCGAAGAACGGATTTACCCGGTAGGACGCCTAGATCGCAATACTACGGGTCTACTGCTACTCACTAACGATGGAGAATTAGCCGAGCGGCTTACTCACCCTTCGTATGAGATACAGAAGCTGTACCAGGTAGATATTGATAAACCAATTACTGACGAAGATTTTATCAAAATTGAGAACGGGGTAATGCTAGAAGATGGAGCTGCACCAGTGGATGAGATTGGGTTAGTTGGTCCGGAGCGAACTAGTTTGGGGATATCTCTTCACATTGGCCGCAACCGGATTGTACGCCGTATTTTTGAACATCTGGGTTACGAAGTTATTCGTCTTGACCGGGTAATGTATGCTGGGCTAACTAAGAAAGATCTATCTCGAGGAAAGTGGCGTTACCTAAACAAAGCCGAACTAATAAAGATTAAGCACATGGGCCGAAAAAAGTAA
- a CDS encoding YfiR family protein — protein sequence MSKAKRNSVVRQVKISSLVLLAVGLLCSLHVNAQISTRKLEAIYLYNFTKYINFPAASGGYVIGVLQEKSIANELQGNLKNKSEIAVKTISSPSEAKACNIVYVPKSASSQLAALVSQINDAGVLIVTEEDLASEGAPVSFVVDGSKLRFKINQLALKKTGLQASSSLLSLAILI from the coding sequence ATGTCTAAAGCAAAAAGGAATAGCGTAGTGAGACAAGTGAAGATAAGTAGTTTGGTGCTTTTGGCGGTAGGGTTGTTATGTTCCCTACATGTCAACGCCCAGATCTCAACCCGAAAGTTAGAGGCAATTTATCTTTATAACTTTACTAAGTATATAAATTTTCCGGCTGCCTCGGGTGGCTATGTGATAGGAGTACTTCAGGAGAAGAGTATAGCCAATGAGTTGCAGGGTAATTTGAAGAATAAGAGTGAGATTGCAGTAAAAACCATCAGCTCGCCAAGCGAAGCGAAAGCGTGTAATATAGTTTACGTGCCGAAGTCGGCTTCATCGCAGTTAGCTGCACTGGTATCACAAATAAATGATGCTGGCGTATTGATTGTTACCGAAGAAGATTTGGCTAGTGAGGGAGCACCCGTAAGCTTTGTAGTGGATGGTTCTAAGTTACGATTCAAGATTAATCAGCTAGCATTAAAGAAGACTGGCTTACAGGCAAGTAGTAGCTTGCTGAGTTTAGCAATTCTTATTTAA
- a CDS encoding (Fe-S)-binding protein: MAYLGQIAFIVIVGIASVILTKRIRRIRQNILLGKDTDRDDQPSARWRTMLLVAFGQQKMFKRIIPAFFHFLIYVGFIVINLEVLEFVIDGLLGTHRLFMPYLGDVYLVAMNIFETLAVLVVLACVVFLWRRNVQKVRRFHAQEMTKWPKLDGNLILVIEIILMFAILTMNATDQLLQTRPDSGYATTGTLFFSSLLMPLFAGLDTSTLIFVERFAWWFHIIGILAFAVYVTYSKHLHIFLAFPNTYYSRLVPKGQMDNMPAVTKEVQIMLGTQPENGESDTEEEVGRFGAKDVNDLMWTDLMGAYACSECGRCTSECPANQTGKKLSPRKIMMDTRDRLEDVGKQLDKGENGLEDGKSLLDDYISREELNACTTCNACVEACPININPLSIILQMRRYVAMEEAQSPASWNAMFSNIENNFAPWKFAPTDRFNWADELVTENRKAETEDRTND; this comes from the coding sequence ATAGCTTATCTCGGACAAATTGCATTTATCGTAATAGTAGGAATTGCTTCAGTTATTCTGACCAAGCGGATTCGGCGAATTCGGCAAAATATTTTGCTGGGTAAAGACACTGATAGAGATGACCAACCCTCAGCCCGTTGGCGTACTATGTTACTGGTGGCCTTTGGTCAGCAGAAAATGTTTAAGCGAATTATTCCCGCTTTCTTTCATTTCCTTATATACGTAGGCTTTATCGTCATCAATCTGGAAGTGCTAGAATTTGTAATAGATGGCTTGCTGGGAACCCATCGCTTATTTATGCCCTACTTGGGCGATGTGTACTTGGTAGCTATGAATATTTTCGAAACATTGGCGGTGCTGGTCGTTCTGGCCTGCGTAGTGTTTTTGTGGCGAAGAAATGTGCAGAAGGTACGGCGTTTCCATGCCCAGGAAATGACTAAGTGGCCCAAATTAGATGGTAACTTAATATTGGTTATTGAGATTATTTTGATGTTTGCCATCTTAACCATGAATGCTACCGACCAGCTGTTACAAACCCGCCCTGATAGTGGCTACGCAACTACCGGAACACTATTCTTCAGTTCGCTGCTAATGCCGTTGTTTGCCGGGCTAGATACTAGCACATTAATATTCGTTGAACGCTTTGCTTGGTGGTTCCACATTATTGGCATTCTAGCCTTCGCCGTTTACGTTACCTACTCAAAGCACCTGCACATCTTTCTGGCTTTTCCGAACACCTACTATTCGCGACTGGTACCCAAGGGGCAAATGGACAACATGCCTGCGGTTACTAAAGAAGTACAAATTATGCTGGGTACTCAACCTGAGAACGGAGAAAGCGATACTGAAGAAGAGGTAGGCCGGTTTGGAGCAAAAGATGTGAACGATTTGATGTGGACCGACTTAATGGGAGCCTACGCCTGCTCAGAATGCGGTCGGTGTACGTCGGAGTGCCCAGCCAATCAAACCGGAAAAAAACTATCGCCTCGCAAGATAATGATGGATACTCGCGATCGGTTAGAGGATGTGGGTAAGCAGCTTGATAAAGGAGAAAACGGATTAGAGGACGGCAAATCTTTACTTGATGATTACATCAGCCGGGAGGAACTCAATGCCTGTACCACTTGCAATGCTTGCGTAGAGGCTTGTCCTATCAATATCAACCCGCTATCTATTATTCTGCAAATGCGACGCTATGTAGCCATGGAAGAAGCACAGTCTCCGGCTTCCTGGAATGCAATGTTTTCTAACATTGAAAATAACTTTGCTCCTTGGAAGTTCGCTCCCACCGATCGGTTCAACTGGGCGGATGAATTAGTTACAGAAAACCGGAAAGCGGAGACCGAAGACCGGACTAATGACTAA
- a CDS encoding (Fe-S)-binding protein, with amino-acid sequence MNKEVRVPTMADLVAQGETPEILFWVGCAGSFDDRYKRVTKAFVKILNAVGTKFAVLGTEEACTGDPARRAGNEFLFQMQAAANIEVLNGYEIKKIVTACPHCFNTIKNEYPELGGNYEVIHHSTLLQQLINDGKITMKGGGSFKGRKITYHDSCYLGRANNIYEAPREVLEALDADLIEMKRCRTKGLCCGAGGAQMFKDAEPGNKEVNIDRTEEALATGAKTIAVACPFCMTMMSDGVKNKEKESEVAVKDLAELIAENNQL; translated from the coding sequence ATGAATAAAGAAGTAAGAGTACCAACAATGGCCGATCTGGTAGCACAGGGCGAAACTCCGGAAATATTGTTTTGGGTGGGCTGTGCTGGCTCTTTTGATGATCGGTACAAACGAGTGACTAAAGCATTTGTGAAAATTCTGAATGCAGTAGGCACTAAGTTCGCAGTGCTGGGTACGGAAGAGGCTTGTACGGGTGACCCGGCACGACGAGCCGGAAATGAATTTCTGTTTCAGATGCAAGCGGCCGCTAACATTGAGGTGCTAAATGGCTACGAGATAAAAAAAATAGTGACGGCTTGCCCCCACTGCTTCAATACCATTAAAAACGAGTATCCCGAATTGGGTGGAAACTACGAAGTAATTCATCACTCTACTCTTCTTCAACAATTGATTAACGATGGTAAAATCACGATGAAGGGGGGAGGAAGCTTTAAGGGGCGCAAGATCACGTATCACGATTCTTGCTATCTGGGCCGGGCTAACAATATTTACGAAGCTCCCCGCGAAGTGCTGGAAGCGTTGGATGCCGATTTAATAGAGATGAAACGTTGCCGAACCAAAGGGCTTTGCTGCGGGGCGGGTGGTGCTCAAATGTTTAAGGATGCTGAACCTGGCAATAAAGAAGTGAATATTGACCGAACCGAAGAAGCACTAGCTACTGGAGCCAAAACTATCGCCGTAGCTTGCCCCTTCTGCATGACCATGATGAGCGACGGAGTAAAGAATAAAGAAAAAGAAAGCGAAGTGGCCGTAAAAGACCTTGCCGAGTTGATTGCTGAAAATAATCAGCTATAA
- a CDS encoding ABA4-like family protein, which produces MQPETIFSFANTFVLIGWVLLIVAFRWKYTLTLVRLGVVLLLSALYTILIITHLGDSEGGFGSLAEVSQLFENPWSLLAGWVHYLAFDLFVGSWEVENAQKLGISRWLIIPCLLFTFLLGPIGLLLYLILRTIYTKRLSHELA; this is translated from the coding sequence ATGCAACCCGAAACCATCTTTTCTTTTGCTAACACCTTTGTGCTTATCGGCTGGGTTCTGCTAATCGTGGCTTTCCGCTGGAAATATACTCTTACGCTGGTTCGCCTCGGAGTAGTGCTTCTGCTTTCCGCTTTGTACACTATTCTAATTATTACTCACCTCGGTGATTCAGAAGGTGGCTTTGGTTCGCTAGCCGAAGTGAGCCAACTTTTTGAGAATCCCTGGTCACTGTTGGCGGGTTGGGTGCATTACTTGGCTTTTGATCTTTTTGTAGGCAGTTGGGAGGTGGAAAATGCTCAAAAGTTAGGAATATCGCGTTGGCTGATTATTCCCTGTTTGCTGTTTACATTCTTATTAGGACCTATTGGCCTGCTGCTCTATCTGATTCTCCGAACTATTTATACTAAACGATTGTCGCATGAACTGGCTTAA